One Sphingomonas endolithica DNA segment encodes these proteins:
- a CDS encoding response regulator: MTTSTAGRIRILTVDDHPAIRQGIAAIVEMESDMLMVGEASSGGEAIKAFERLRPHVTLMDLQMPQMGGLDAIDAIRARWGDARIIVLTTYQGDVQAARAIKSGAMAYLLKSSLRTELLSAIRAVHAGKRHIAAEVAQEMALRSGEETLTEREIAVLSLVAEGNANKAIAWQLSISEDTVKTHMRSIFGKLCVDDRTRAVTEALRRGVITL; the protein is encoded by the coding sequence GTGACGACATCGACAGCTGGTCGGATCCGCATCCTCACGGTCGACGATCACCCCGCCATACGCCAGGGTATCGCCGCGATCGTCGAGATGGAAAGCGACATGCTGATGGTCGGCGAAGCGTCGAGCGGCGGCGAAGCGATCAAGGCGTTCGAGCGATTGCGGCCGCACGTCACCCTGATGGACCTGCAAATGCCGCAGATGGGTGGCCTCGATGCGATCGATGCGATCCGCGCCCGGTGGGGCGATGCACGGATCATCGTCCTCACAACCTATCAGGGCGATGTGCAGGCCGCGCGCGCGATCAAGTCCGGTGCAATGGCATATCTATTGAAGAGCTCATTACGCACCGAGCTTCTTTCGGCGATCCGCGCGGTGCACGCGGGCAAGCGCCACATTGCCGCGGAAGTTGCGCAGGAGATGGCGTTACGTTCTGGCGAGGAGACGCTGACCGAACGGGAAATCGCGGTTCTCAGTCTCGTCGCGGAAGGCAATGCCAACAAGGCGATCGCCTGGCAGCTGTCGATCTCCGAGGACACGGTGAAGACGCATATGCGCAGCATTTTCGGAAAGCTTTGCGTCGACGACCGGACACGGGCGGTTACCGAAGCGCTTAGGCGCGGGGTGATTACACTGTAA
- a CDS encoding DUF4437 domain-containing protein → MRSVLGVLLLSTALIGGSLPEAANKPGAPEISAVIPVERLHFYQNKQGLTVADGWGDPAAGPHSNFIKMPANAKSGLHTHSFSYYGVVVTGVLANEPSDAASARRLGAGSYWYQKGGEPHVTNCLSDTGCLIFVTSKGPFDFHLVPVATRARER, encoded by the coding sequence ATGCGAAGCGTCCTGGGTGTGCTATTGCTGTCGACGGCGCTGATCGGTGGCTCGTTGCCCGAAGCAGCGAACAAGCCTGGAGCGCCCGAAATATCGGCGGTCATCCCGGTCGAACGGCTGCATTTCTATCAGAACAAGCAAGGGCTGACCGTCGCCGATGGCTGGGGCGACCCGGCCGCTGGCCCACACAGCAATTTCATCAAGATGCCGGCCAACGCGAAGAGCGGCCTGCACACGCACAGCTTCAGCTATTACGGCGTGGTCGTCACCGGCGTACTGGCCAACGAGCCGAGCGACGCTGCCTCCGCGCGCCGGCTCGGCGCCGGCTCCTATTGGTACCAGAAGGGTGGCGAGCCGCACGTCACCAACTGCCTTTCGGACACCGGTTGCCTGATCTTCGTGACGTCGAAGGGGCCGTTCGACTTCCACCTAGTTCCCGTCGCGACAAGGGCTCGGGAGCGCTGA
- a CDS encoding SLAC1 anion channel family protein, with product MAAPVAEDEPQRADPAGVAAGVAAARQRFDYLPVALFASVMGLSGLSVAWRLATHLYGVPMGISHAIAIVAVAAFLLLTIAYLAKAILAFDAVVAEFRHPVAGNLFSTVIISSLLLPIVLAPHAPFPARILWTVGAAAMFGFAWLIINRWMSDRQQIAHATPAWIVPVVGLLDVPLAAPSLSPAPPADLLIGCLAIGLFFAVPLFTMIFSRLLFGRPLPPALQPAVLILVAPFSVGFSAYVAITGQVDGFATGLYALTIFLLAVLLGRLRQLAQCCPFRVAWWAVSFPLAASASAAIRFAAATPRLVPSAIGLALLALASCVIAGLFVRTLLGIFRGELRTLST from the coding sequence GTGGCTGCGCCGGTCGCGGAGGATGAGCCGCAGCGAGCCGATCCGGCTGGTGTCGCCGCGGGCGTGGCAGCGGCGCGCCAGCGCTTCGACTATCTGCCGGTGGCGCTGTTCGCCTCGGTCATGGGCCTGTCGGGGCTGAGCGTGGCTTGGCGACTGGCGACGCATCTCTACGGCGTGCCGATGGGGATCTCGCATGCGATCGCGATCGTGGCCGTGGCGGCCTTCCTCCTGTTGACGATCGCCTATCTTGCCAAGGCGATCCTTGCCTTCGACGCAGTCGTTGCGGAATTCCGGCACCCGGTTGCGGGGAATCTGTTCAGCACGGTGATCATCAGTTCGCTGCTATTGCCCATCGTGCTCGCGCCGCACGCGCCGTTTCCGGCAAGGATCCTGTGGACGGTCGGTGCAGCCGCTATGTTCGGGTTCGCGTGGCTGATCATCAATCGCTGGATGAGCGATCGGCAGCAGATCGCGCACGCGACCCCGGCATGGATCGTGCCGGTGGTCGGTCTGCTCGATGTGCCGCTCGCCGCGCCATCGCTCTCCCCGGCGCCGCCTGCCGACCTGCTGATCGGCTGTCTCGCAATCGGTCTGTTCTTCGCCGTGCCGTTATTCACCATGATCTTTTCGCGGCTGCTGTTCGGACGTCCGCTGCCGCCCGCCTTGCAGCCTGCTGTGCTCATTCTCGTGGCGCCGTTCTCGGTCGGCTTTTCCGCGTACGTCGCGATTACCGGGCAAGTGGATGGTTTCGCGACGGGGCTCTACGCTTTGACGATATTCCTGCTTGCCGTCCTGCTCGGCCGGCTGCGCCAATTGGCGCAGTGCTGCCCGTTCCGCGTCGCGTGGTGGGCGGTGAGCTTTCCGCTCGCCGCCTCGGCGAGCGCGGCGATCCGCTTCGCCGCCGCGACACCGAGACTGGTGCCGAGCGCAATCGGGCTGGCGTTGCTCGCGCTTGCCTCGTGCGTGATCGCGGGCCTGTTCGTGCGGACTCTCCTCGGCATCTTCCGCGGCGAACTGCGGACGCTCAGCACCTGA
- a CDS encoding helix-turn-helix domain-containing protein, translating to MSAEAPFLRSSQAAVRSPPSQLSSWRLKKVQALVEANIVGELRLGNLAAASGLSRMHFAAQFRAATGLRPHDYVLTRRIEQAKRLMAQGDKNLAQVAFDCGFQTQAHFCTVFKRLTGLTPARWRRQHIAARQLVERAPARASLPHCTAQSPAPLRPAAHLV from the coding sequence ATGAGCGCCGAAGCACCTTTCCTCCGCAGCAGCCAAGCCGCTGTAAGATCGCCGCCCAGCCAGTTGTCGTCGTGGCGGCTGAAGAAGGTTCAGGCTCTCGTCGAAGCGAACATCGTGGGTGAGCTGCGGCTCGGCAATCTGGCGGCCGCATCGGGACTGTCCCGCATGCATTTCGCGGCCCAGTTCCGCGCGGCGACCGGCCTCAGGCCGCACGATTATGTGCTGACACGCCGGATTGAGCAGGCCAAGCGGCTGATGGCGCAGGGCGATAAAAATCTTGCCCAGGTGGCATTCGATTGTGGTTTTCAGACCCAGGCGCATTTCTGCACCGTCTTCAAGCGCCTGACCGGCCTCACGCCGGCGCGGTGGCGGCGCCAGCATATTGCGGCGCGTCAGCTCGTCGAGCGCGCGCCTGCCCGCGCCAGTCTGCCGCATTGCACTGCGCAATCTCCCGCCCCGCTCCGGCCCGCCGCTCACCTGGTGTGA
- a CDS encoding alpha/beta fold hydrolase has product MTRSRYRDLASCVALFALAAAPTAAAPRAASAKPAAARMAPVIMTRYHTEKIDGIDMFYREAGPANAPVVLLLHGFPTSSHMFRNLIPLLADKYHVIAPDYPGFGQSGAPDHKAFAYSFAHYADLIDKLLAQKGIERYAMYVMDYGAPVGYRLALKHPESVSALIVQNGNAYEEGLGPFWDPIKAYWSSDTPAHRKALEGLMTLETTKFQYTDGMSDLSHISPDNWTHDQPLLDRPGNLDIQLDLFKDYGTNVPLYPRFQAFFRKYKPPTIIVWGKNDKIFPATGATPYLRDLPDAEFHLIDSGHFALEDKLDQMAQLIRGFLDRKVATR; this is encoded by the coding sequence ATGACAAGATCACGATATCGCGACCTGGCCTCGTGCGTCGCGCTGTTCGCACTAGCGGCCGCTCCGACTGCCGCCGCCCCGCGTGCGGCGTCCGCCAAGCCCGCCGCCGCGAGGATGGCGCCGGTCATCATGACCCGGTACCATACCGAGAAGATCGACGGGATCGACATGTTCTATCGCGAGGCGGGTCCCGCCAACGCCCCGGTCGTGCTGCTGCTCCACGGCTTTCCGACATCGTCGCACATGTTCCGCAACCTGATTCCGCTGCTCGCCGACAAATACCATGTCATCGCGCCGGACTATCCAGGGTTTGGCCAGAGCGGTGCGCCCGACCACAAGGCGTTCGCCTATAGCTTTGCGCATTATGCCGATCTGATTGACAAGCTGCTCGCGCAGAAGGGCATCGAGCGCTACGCGATGTACGTCATGGATTACGGCGCGCCGGTCGGATACCGGCTCGCGCTGAAGCATCCCGAAAGTGTCAGCGCGCTGATCGTTCAGAACGGCAACGCCTATGAAGAGGGCCTCGGGCCGTTCTGGGATCCCATAAAAGCTTATTGGAGCAGCGACACGCCCGCGCATCGCAAGGCGCTCGAAGGCTTGATGACGCTCGAGACTACCAAGTTCCAGTATACCGACGGGATGAGCGACCTGTCGCACATCTCGCCCGACAATTGGACGCACGATCAACCGCTGCTCGACCGGCCCGGCAATCTCGACATCCAGCTCGATCTGTTCAAGGATTACGGCACTAATGTGCCGCTCTACCCTCGGTTTCAGGCGTTCTTCCGCAAGTACAAGCCGCCGACGATCATCGTCTGGGGAAAGAACGACAAGATCTTCCCGGCGACCGGCGCGACGCCGTACCTGCGGGACCTGCCCGACGCTGAGTTCCATCTGATCGATTCCGGGCACTTTGCGCTTGAGGATAAGCTCGACCAGATGGCGCAGCTGATCCGCGGTTTTCTCGATCGGAAAGTTGCAACACGTTGA
- a CDS encoding pyridoxamine 5'-phosphate oxidase family protein: MFTPQVQAVQQQLGSRAAYARFAAADTAGDDRLTDAERNFIAARDSFYIATVSETGWPYVQHRGGPAGFLRAINDRTIGFADFRGNRQYVTVGNLVGDDRVALFLVDYPNRRRLKLLGRARAIAVDSDADLLEPLRDGYHAEAERGLIITIEAFDWNCPQHITPRYTERELETALAPFRAKLRALEAENRTLRAKIEHPSS; this comes from the coding sequence ATGTTCACCCCGCAGGTGCAGGCTGTTCAGCAGCAACTGGGCTCGCGCGCCGCCTACGCCCGCTTTGCCGCTGCGGACACCGCCGGCGATGACCGATTGACCGATGCTGAGCGTAATTTCATTGCCGCGCGTGACAGCTTCTACATCGCCACGGTCTCGGAGACGGGTTGGCCGTATGTACAGCATCGTGGTGGGCCCGCCGGCTTCCTCAGGGCAATCAACGATCGCACGATCGGCTTCGCGGACTTTCGCGGTAACAGACAGTATGTCACTGTCGGCAACCTCGTCGGGGACGACCGAGTAGCCTTGTTCCTCGTCGACTACCCTAACCGCCGACGCCTCAAGCTGCTCGGCCGCGCTCGCGCTATCGCGGTGGACAGCGATGCGGATTTGCTAGAGCCGCTGCGCGACGGCTACCATGCGGAGGCGGAGCGCGGCCTGATTATCACGATAGAGGCGTTCGACTGGAACTGCCCGCAGCACATAACGCCGCGCTATACCGAGCGAGAACTGGAAACGGCGCTAGCCCCGTTTCGAGCGAAGCTGCGAGCGCTCGAGGCAGAGAACAGAACGCTCCGTGCCAAGATCGAGCATCCCTCGAGCTGA
- a CDS encoding ATP-binding protein translates to MISDDAQRVGPAGVGDQSGPVSVAAQKDAAFLAHDLCNHLQVITSAFGLIQRAVGDDASASLSVLLNGAQTSLTRASRLSRQIADGGRDEQPRGAPVSISERLERLRDTILLFAGSTIVVEFLVDEEVPDVLCAAEALDDVLLNIVGNAVRAMPDGGRMALTVTCDAPSLGGAPSVVMRIGDTGCGMTAEIAARAFEPRFTTRPPGQGSGIGLAMVADFTRAAGGMVELETRVGVGTVVTLRLPSVPRHARATRIEPTGGR, encoded by the coding sequence GTGATCAGCGATGATGCACAACGCGTCGGCCCCGCTGGCGTGGGTGATCAGAGCGGACCAGTGAGCGTGGCAGCCCAAAAAGATGCGGCCTTCCTGGCGCACGACCTCTGCAACCATCTGCAGGTGATAACGAGCGCCTTCGGATTGATTCAAAGGGCGGTCGGCGACGATGCGTCGGCGTCGCTGTCAGTCCTTCTCAACGGCGCCCAGACATCGTTGACGCGTGCCAGTCGGCTGAGCCGTCAGATTGCCGACGGTGGCAGAGACGAACAACCCCGTGGTGCTCCTGTCTCAATCTCTGAACGGCTGGAGCGCCTGCGCGATACCATATTGCTGTTCGCCGGATCTACCATCGTCGTCGAGTTTCTCGTGGATGAGGAGGTTCCCGATGTTCTCTGCGCCGCGGAAGCGCTCGACGATGTGCTTCTGAACATCGTTGGCAACGCTGTTCGTGCGATGCCGGACGGTGGTCGCATGGCGCTGACCGTGACCTGCGACGCGCCGTCGCTGGGAGGCGCGCCGTCGGTGGTGATGCGCATCGGCGACACCGGTTGCGGAATGACTGCTGAGATAGCAGCACGCGCCTTTGAACCCCGCTTCACCACGCGGCCGCCAGGCCAGGGATCGGGCATCGGTCTCGCGATGGTGGCGGATTTCACACGCGCCGCAGGCGGGATGGTGGAGCTCGAAACGCGTGTTGGCGTCGGAACTGTCGTGACGCTCCGGCTACCCAGCGTGCCAAGACACGCCCGCGCCACGCGTATCGAACCGACTGGTGGCAGGTGA
- a CDS encoding SDR family NAD(P)-dependent oxidoreductase: MQRLTTPFGFQSTAAEVARGIDLSGKRILITGGAAGIGLETARVLARAGAEITLAVRRPEAGKPVAEELRRAIGNSAIEVRQLDISDLRSVRSFVSDWAGPLHVLINNAGIMAVPELERSSQGFELQFGTNYLGHFALTLGLHRYLAAANGARVVSVSSSGHFFSPVIFDDLGFDFVPYTPIGAYGQSKSAAALLSVGITQQWSSDGILSNALNPGAIATGLQKHTGGLKTPPERRKTPEQGAATTILLAASPLLDGISGRYFEDCNEAEKVARRPTDFTGGYAAYALDPDNAARLWDVSRRLIKEASK; encoded by the coding sequence ATGCAGCGTCTCACCACTCCATTCGGATTTCAATCGACGGCCGCAGAAGTAGCGAGGGGAATTGATCTCAGCGGCAAGCGCATCCTAATTACGGGGGGCGCGGCTGGGATCGGCCTGGAAACCGCACGGGTGCTGGCGAGAGCGGGTGCAGAAATTACGCTGGCAGTGCGGCGCCCTGAAGCCGGTAAGCCGGTTGCCGAGGAACTTCGGAGGGCGATCGGCAATTCAGCAATCGAGGTGCGGCAGCTTGATATATCGGATCTCCGCTCAGTCCGATCGTTCGTGAGTGATTGGGCAGGTCCCCTCCATGTTTTGATCAACAATGCCGGCATCATGGCTGTGCCGGAACTCGAGCGGAGCTCACAAGGATTCGAGCTTCAATTCGGCACTAATTATCTCGGTCACTTCGCGCTGACGCTGGGGCTGCACCGCTATCTTGCAGCGGCGAACGGCGCGCGCGTCGTGTCGGTAAGCTCAAGCGGACACTTCTTCTCGCCAGTCATCTTCGATGATCTTGGCTTTGATTTCGTGCCCTACACCCCGATCGGCGCCTACGGGCAGTCGAAGTCGGCGGCGGCGCTGCTGTCGGTTGGAATTACGCAACAATGGTCCAGCGACGGCATTCTTTCGAACGCGTTGAACCCCGGTGCCATCGCGACCGGGCTCCAGAAGCATACCGGCGGCCTGAAAACCCCGCCCGAACGTCGGAAGACACCTGAGCAGGGCGCCGCCACTACTATCTTGCTGGCGGCGTCGCCTCTGCTGGACGGCATCAGCGGCCGATATTTTGAAGACTGCAATGAGGCAGAAAAGGTTGCTCGTCGCCCAACAGACTTCACCGGCGGTTATGCCGCCTACGCGCTTGATCCCGACAATGCCGCGAGATTGTGGGACGTGTCACGGCGGCTGATCAAGGAGGCCAGCAAGTGA
- a CDS encoding GlsB/YeaQ/YmgE family stress response membrane protein yields MGLIVLLVVGGLIGWVASMIMRTDGQQGIILNIVVGIVGAMLAGFIVTPLIGGAPITSGAISIQSVLVSLIGAIVLLAIINLFRRGSVR; encoded by the coding sequence ATGGGCCTTATCGTTCTTCTTGTAGTCGGTGGACTGATCGGCTGGGTCGCCAGCATGATCATGCGCACAGACGGCCAACAAGGTATCATACTCAACATCGTCGTTGGCATCGTCGGCGCAATGCTGGCCGGGTTCATCGTGACCCCGCTGATCGGCGGCGCACCCATCACCAGCGGCGCTATCTCGATCCAGTCGGTGCTGGTGTCGCTGATCGGCGCGATCGTCCTGCTGGCGATCATCAACTTGTTTCGCCGCGGCTCGGTACGTTAA
- a CDS encoding PAS domain S-box protein has product MQVDGTAGRVGRLDDMTSTAQSQSQPTLRHLDQLMAQLLDGVILIDATGVILSANAAALRMHGVQALEQMGKTAEGYAQLFTLYTAHHRAMKHREYPLFRLLAGESFPDLVVEVAPAGDGEVRWVHQVRDVVMNVDGGEADYLALVINDVSERFDAEARFKAMFSANPAPAIVVRLFDQRVIQVNPGFETLTDFTPEALVGKSLFGLDLLRGIADRGAFRRHIEKGEVVMQTEAELRVANGSTRRVLFAAQPIDVTADDALLFTFADLEPRRQAEKALAASEHHLLAIFEMAPVAMIVTRDADHRISTVNAAFRQLTGHETEAVGRTPDELKLWSRVEQREALEHDLAEQGRVRDRDGKLLSTTGTEIDCLVSAETICVDGAACSLWVYQDVTERKQTERELADAIEEVMKDTNWLSHSILDKLATLRRPEVRVPAANLSPREREILELICDDLDDSSIAERLKLSRNTVRNHVARLYAKIGVNRRSGAVVWGRERGMSTRRD; this is encoded by the coding sequence ATGCAGGTCGATGGAACAGCGGGGCGCGTCGGGCGCTTGGATGACATGACAAGCACCGCTCAAAGCCAAAGCCAGCCGACCCTTCGCCACCTCGATCAACTCATGGCACAATTGCTCGACGGCGTGATCCTGATCGATGCCACCGGCGTCATATTGAGTGCCAACGCCGCTGCGCTGCGCATGCACGGCGTACAAGCCCTTGAGCAAATGGGTAAGACAGCCGAAGGCTACGCACAGCTTTTCACGCTATACACCGCCCACCATCGCGCGATGAAGCACCGGGAATATCCGTTGTTTCGCCTGCTCGCGGGCGAGTCCTTTCCTGACCTGGTCGTCGAAGTCGCACCCGCCGGCGACGGCGAGGTACGATGGGTGCATCAGGTCCGCGACGTCGTGATGAACGTCGATGGTGGCGAAGCCGACTATCTGGCGCTGGTCATCAACGATGTGTCTGAGCGCTTTGACGCGGAAGCCCGGTTTAAGGCGATGTTCAGCGCCAATCCCGCGCCCGCCATTGTGGTGCGATTGTTCGATCAGCGCGTCATTCAGGTGAACCCAGGCTTCGAGACGTTGACCGACTTCACTCCGGAAGCGTTGGTCGGCAAGTCGTTATTCGGCCTCGATCTGCTCCGCGGCATCGCCGACCGGGGCGCCTTTAGGCGCCACATCGAAAAGGGCGAGGTCGTCATGCAGACGGAGGCTGAGCTACGGGTCGCTAATGGATCGACGCGCCGGGTCTTGTTCGCCGCCCAGCCGATCGACGTCACTGCGGACGACGCGCTTCTTTTCACTTTCGCCGACCTGGAGCCGCGGCGACAAGCCGAAAAGGCGCTGGCAGCCAGTGAGCATCATCTTCTTGCGATATTCGAGATGGCGCCTGTCGCGATGATCGTCACGCGTGATGCCGATCACCGGATATCTACGGTCAACGCGGCCTTTCGCCAGCTCACAGGTCACGAAACGGAAGCGGTCGGTCGGACACCAGATGAATTGAAGCTCTGGAGCCGTGTTGAGCAACGCGAAGCGCTCGAACATGATCTTGCCGAACAAGGGCGTGTGCGAGATCGCGACGGTAAACTCCTGTCGACGACGGGCACCGAAATCGACTGCCTGGTATCAGCGGAGACGATCTGCGTGGACGGCGCAGCCTGCTCGCTCTGGGTTTATCAGGACGTGACCGAGCGCAAGCAGACCGAGCGTGAGCTCGCTGATGCGATCGAGGAGGTGATGAAGGATACGAACTGGCTCAGCCATTCTATCCTCGACAAGCTCGCCACTTTGCGTCGCCCCGAAGTCCGGGTGCCCGCCGCCAACCTGAGCCCTCGAGAGCGCGAAATTCTCGAGCTGATCTGTGATGACCTGGACGACAGCTCGATTGCCGAGCGACTAAAGCTCTCGCGCAATACTGTGCGTAACCACGTCGCTCGGCTGTACGCAAAGATCGGTGTCAACCGTCGCAGCGGCGCGGTCGTTTGGGGCCGTGAACGCGGGATGAGTACTCGCCGAGACTAA
- the dinB gene encoding DNA polymerase IV has product MESHAVRKIIHVDMDAFFASVEQRDDSALRGRPVAVGHPAARGVVAAASYEARTFGVRSALPSVTALRRCPDLVFVPPRFDVYRSVSQQIHAVFAEFTALIQPLSLDEAYLDVTENLAGLPTAWLTAKAIRARVLDETGLTASAGISYNKFLAKLASDHRKPDGQFAVTPEMGADWVATLPVSRFHGVGPVTAKRMHALDIETGADLRGKSLSFLQEHFGSSAEWYHRISRGIDHRPVNPNRERKSSGSETTFERDLTEPAAIEAGVMRMAQDVWCWCDEKQAFGRTVTVKIKYGDFQQITRSRSLPFVVSTHAALREASLSLIRSVLPVEKGIRLVGVTVSNFAAQPAAGVDLPLFGRSPDPDLPAMGAA; this is encoded by the coding sequence ATGGAGTCGCACGCCGTCCGGAAGATCATCCACGTCGATATGGACGCCTTCTTCGCGTCTGTTGAGCAACGTGATGATTCAGCCCTGCGCGGGCGGCCGGTCGCCGTTGGCCACCCCGCAGCGCGCGGCGTCGTCGCAGCGGCGAGCTATGAGGCGCGAACCTTCGGGGTGCGGTCCGCCCTGCCCTCCGTCACCGCGCTTCGTCGGTGTCCAGACCTGGTCTTCGTGCCTCCGCGCTTCGACGTCTACCGCAGTGTCTCCCAGCAGATCCACGCGGTGTTCGCCGAGTTCACTGCGCTGATCCAGCCGCTATCGCTGGACGAAGCTTATCTCGACGTCACCGAGAACCTCGCGGGATTGCCAACCGCTTGGCTGACGGCGAAGGCGATCCGCGCGCGCGTCTTGGACGAGACCGGCCTGACCGCGTCCGCCGGCATCTCCTACAACAAGTTCCTCGCGAAACTCGCTTCCGACCACCGCAAGCCTGATGGCCAGTTCGCGGTCACACCGGAAATGGGCGCCGATTGGGTCGCGACGCTGCCAGTCTCGCGCTTCCACGGCGTCGGACCGGTGACCGCCAAAAGGATGCATGCGCTCGATATCGAGACCGGTGCGGATCTGCGCGGCAAGTCGCTATCCTTCCTCCAGGAGCATTTCGGCAGCTCGGCCGAGTGGTACCATCGAATTTCGCGTGGCATCGACCACCGCCCCGTCAACCCCAATCGGGAACGGAAGTCGTCGGGATCGGAAACGACGTTCGAGCGCGACCTCACCGAGCCCGCGGCGATCGAGGCAGGCGTGATGCGCATGGCCCAGGACGTCTGGTGCTGGTGTGATGAGAAGCAGGCCTTCGGTCGCACCGTCACGGTGAAGATCAAATATGGCGACTTCCAGCAGATCACGCGCAGCCGCAGCTTGCCCTTCGTCGTCTCCACCCACGCCGCCCTGCGGGAGGCCAGTCTGTCGCTGATCCGCTCCGTGCTGCCCGTCGAGAAGGGCATCAGACTGGTCGGTGTGACCGTTTCCAACTTCGCCGCGCAGCCTGCGGCTGGCGTCGATCTGCCGTTGTTCGGTCGGTCTCCAGATCCCGATCTGCCCGCTATGGGCGCCGCCTGA
- a CDS encoding DUF763 domain-containing protein — MGRRAGSAVMPLHGGRVPAWLGQRMTKLGAVITEAIILEYGRDEFLRRLAHPFWFQSFGAVMGMDWHSSGITTSVLGALKRGLAPLSAELGIHVCGGRGKHSRATPGELVAVGERVGLDGADLARTSRLVAKVDSAALQDGYDLYLHGFVVADDGRWVVVQQGMNADRRQARRYHWHSEGLESFVDAPHAAIEGHATGVIVNLAHRRAAASRDRQLDLLATIGPDGITKVIMEASDRERPDPVPDSQALLPHLIMPEHNDVRSENVVERRLHGALAAAAERGPKDFAELLLVRGIGARTVRALAMVAEVVHGAPCRFSDPARFSLAHGGKDRHPFPVPTKVYDQTIGVMKSAVMKAKLGETEQLAAIRRLDEQARRLETSATGPSLAAHILEERARSHEYGGRSVFGWEPSAQTDLCNVPRTRS, encoded by the coding sequence ATGGGTCGCCGTGCGGGCAGCGCCGTCATGCCGCTCCACGGTGGCCGTGTGCCGGCGTGGCTCGGCCAACGGATGACCAAGCTCGGGGCTGTGATCACCGAGGCGATCATCCTTGAATACGGTCGCGACGAGTTCCTGCGCCGGTTGGCCCATCCCTTCTGGTTCCAGTCGTTCGGCGCGGTGATGGGCATGGACTGGCATTCATCCGGCATCACCACCAGCGTGCTTGGGGCGCTCAAGCGCGGCCTTGCGCCACTGTCCGCCGAACTCGGGATTCACGTCTGCGGGGGGCGGGGGAAGCACTCGCGCGCGACACCGGGGGAGCTCGTCGCAGTCGGCGAGCGGGTCGGACTTGACGGCGCGGACCTCGCCCGCACCAGCAGGCTCGTCGCCAAGGTGGACAGCGCCGCGCTGCAAGATGGCTACGACTTGTACCTTCACGGCTTCGTGGTCGCCGATGATGGACGCTGGGTCGTCGTGCAGCAGGGCATGAATGCGGACCGCCGCCAAGCACGGCGATACCACTGGCATTCGGAAGGATTGGAGAGCTTCGTTGACGCGCCCCATGCCGCGATCGAAGGGCATGCCACGGGCGTTATCGTCAACCTCGCACATCGCCGGGCTGCGGCGTCTCGCGATCGCCAGCTCGACCTGCTCGCGACGATCGGCCCCGATGGCATCACCAAAGTGATCATGGAGGCTTCAGATCGGGAACGCCCGGACCCAGTCCCCGACAGTCAGGCGCTTCTCCCTCACCTGATAATGCCCGAACACAACGACGTGCGCAGCGAGAACGTGGTCGAGCGTCGGCTGCACGGCGCGCTGGCTGCCGCGGCGGAGCGTGGACCGAAGGACTTCGCCGAGCTGCTGCTCGTGCGGGGCATCGGCGCGCGTACCGTGCGCGCGTTGGCGATGGTCGCCGAGGTCGTCCACGGCGCGCCATGCCGCTTCAGCGATCCCGCTCGCTTTTCGCTCGCGCATGGTGGCAAGGACCGCCACCCATTCCCGGTGCCCACGAAAGTCTACGATCAGACGATCGGCGTGATGAAATCCGCGGTGATGAAGGCGAAGCTGGGCGAGACGGAGCAGCTGGCCGCTATCCGGCGGCTCGACGAACAGGCGCGGCGGCTCGAGACGAGCGCCACCGGTCCATCCCTGGCCGCCCACATCCTCGAGGAGCGCGCGCGATCCCACGAATATGGCGGCCGAAGTGTGTTCGGCTGGGAGCCCTCAGCCCAAACGGACCTATGCAACGTTCCTAGGACTCGGTCATAA